From a single Nothobranchius furzeri strain GRZ-AD chromosome 7, NfurGRZ-RIMD1, whole genome shotgun sequence genomic region:
- the si:ch211-140b10.6 gene encoding protein POLR1D: protein MAEENELEKRAVEELLRETDRARVRAETMGPAGWLKCPLQSTNKRFLLNTLRSTGLHRRTEEPQAKCSSTRGRLRSESPDRQRDRSRTPPPDHRNTGGPSDHKRPHMDRRTSRDKRPDRDKDRRSRHQDDRDRKHADGQKRDKKRRIQTS, encoded by the exons ATGGCGGAAGAAAATGAGCTAGAAAA GCGCGCCGTGGAGGAGCTCCTGAGGGAGACTGACAGAGCCCGGGTGAGAGCAGAGACCATGGGTCCTGCAGGATG GTTGAAGTGTCCTCTACAGAGCACCAACAAACGCTTCTTACTCAACACCCTGCGCTCCACGGGCCTGCACCGGCGCACAGAGGAACCCCAAGCCAAATGTTCCTCCACAAGAGGACGCCTTCGGAGCGAGTCCCCGGACAGACAGCGTGACCGCAGCAGAACGCCTCCGCCTGATCACAGGAATACTGGCGGCCCCTCGGATCATAAACGTCCTCACATGGACCGCCGCACAAGTCGAGATAAGAGGCCGGACAGAGATAAGGACAGACGCAGCAGACACCAAGACGACAGAGACCGGAAACATGCCGATGGACAGAAAAGAGACAAAAAAAGACGGATTCAGACTTCATGA
- the pdx1 gene encoding pancreas/duodenum homeobox protein 1, producing MNREDQFYPSQVFKDSCVYQRPQGEDYSPPPCLYMSRPVHSVYTPPALGALEQASLDIAPTYSVPMREDPGVPQLHHPQGLQLSPLQNLGYGDTGDQNRYQLPFPWMKTTKSHSHTWKGQWTGSYVVAEAEENKRTRTAYTRAQLLELEKEFLFNRYISRPRRVELALTLSLTERHIKIWFQNRRMKWKKEEDRRRARISDPDQDSSITSGDQGESAGGVSSTNGPHTTTPPLSPLHGSALSAVSRE from the exons ATGAATCGAGAAGATCAATTCTACCCCTCTCAGGTGTTTAAAGACTCCTGTGTCTACCAGAGACCACAGGGGGAGGACTACAGCCCTCCACCCTGCCTCTACATGAGCAGACCCGTGCACTCCGTCTACACACCGCCGGCCTTGGGAGCCCTGGAGCAGGCCAGCCTGGACATCGCCCCCACTTACAGTGTGCCCATGCGGGAGGATCCAGGTGTGCCACAGCTGCACCACCCGCAGGGGCTCCAGCTGTCCCCGCTCCAGAATCTGGGTTATGGAGACACGGGAGATCAGAACAGATACCAGCTTCCTTTTCCCTGGATGAAGACCACTAAATCCCATTCACACACCTGGAAGGGACAGTGGACAG GGTCCTACGTGGTGGCTGAGGCTGAGGAAAACAAGCGCACGCGGACGGCCTACACGCGCGCGCAGCTgctggagctggagaaggagTTCCTGTTTAACCGCTACATCTCGAGGCCCCGGCGCGTGGAGCTCGCGCTCACCCTCAGCCTCACCGAGCGCCACATTAAGATCTGGTTCCAGAACCGGCGCATGAagtggaagaaggaggaggaccGGAGGAGGGCGAGGATCTCCGACCCAGACCAAGACTCCTCCATCACCTCCGGGGACCAAGGAGAGTCCGCAGGGGGGGTGTCCTCCACTAACGGACCTCACACCACCACACCCCCCTTGTCCCCGCTGCACGGCTCGGCTTTGTCCGCAGTATCCAGGGAATAA
- the urad gene encoding 2-oxo-4-hydroxy-4-carboxy-5-ureidoimidazoline decarboxylase has product MDISAVNALPYEDFVNLFGNVVEKCPLVAAAVWTKRPFVSLSLLEAAINEFIDALPEAGKEGILRCHPDLAGRDLQSGTLSPDSREEQARAGMDALSSAEASRVARLNEEYKQRFGFPFVICVRLNDKANIVRELSERCLNTRAAESARGIEEVKKILRLRLQALVLPDAPHKL; this is encoded by the exons ATGGACATCTCAGCGGTGAACGCTCTCCCTTATGAAGATTTTGTGAATCTTTTTGGAAACGTGGTGGAGAAGTGTCCACTTGTAGCCGCCGCTGTGTGGACCAAGCGTCCCTTTGTGAGCTTAAGTTTGTTAGAGGCAGCCATTAATGAGTTTATCGATGCTCTTCCAGAAGCGG GTAAAGAGGGGATCCTCAGGTGTCACCCGGACCTTGCAGGCAGGGACCTCCAGAGCGGAACGTTGTCCCCGGACTCGCGCGAGGAGCAGGCGCGTGCCGGAATGGACGCGCTGAGCTCGGCGGAAGCCTCGCGCGTGGCACGGCTTAACGAGGAGTACAAGCAGCGGTTCGGGTTCCCGTTTGTCATCTGCGTCCGGTTGAACGACAAGGCGAACATCGTGCGCGAGCTGTCCGAGCGTTGCCTCAACACGCGCGCGGCAGAGAGCGCGCGTGGCATCGAGGAGGTAAAGAAGATCCTCCGCCTGCGTCTCCAGGCTCTCGTGCTTCCCGATGCTCCACATAAATTATAA
- the flt3 gene encoding receptor-type tyrosine-protein kinase FLT3 — translation MVRGNRCALAAAVLLCATKAFCSKVDHIVPAASLNASSPVSIRLSVERPTKPRLLLKSFSRETSSPFISCVGSPGTKTEWFKLTGDKEKLPGGDFSASKLYKIGVMCCATNDEGDECTQLYDYDLDSVSKKNEFSEVMVSPGDTLVLRCRTKAEQAAFKWEKDGEVLNPALIKCQDQEDQVMCIKEDDIYESNMKYVYFRQLNESHSGTYTCSSSPNKNKSVSVLVTGKRFLSSKLDDWIVTKKNGTCLTADVFYHPELQRCYWETPDGHTTKCTMDQVVTQPRVVKLCDSLTSGVYRLHLEAGGAPETKNITVCVAETPTFKFNKINNEFHCETVSPFPAEFTWTSCNQSNHNESWNVIKKENRSDNFCNKKITSFVDRDLVLGDHLRFCLTNSLGSWCDTWKLVIEPAIIPKAPDDNVFLLLKVSACVLLLALGVVIVLFIYYIKKKKPKYQPQLQMVQMVGPNDNDYIYINFKDFQYDKKWEFPRENLKLGKELGSGAFGMVVQATAYGINKPAVSQQVAVKMLKEKHQSVEKEALMSELKMLTHIGHHSNIVNLLGACTETGPIYLIFQYCCYGDLLNFLKKNSDRYHKSVTDAFSKDRFSSLYHNQKNSCELITSVDSYMPMHSTTTGGQEDSSLLTHNYKDMEDPEIFDAGDDPDEELQALTFEDLLSFAFQVAKGMEFLSSKNCIHRDLAARNVLVTKNRLVKIGDFGLARDIDNDSNYVVRGNVRLPVKWMAPESIFQGMYTMKSDIWAYGILLWEIFSLGVTPYPGIKVDATFYSMIERGFKMEQPYYANDSVYKVMCSCWALNPSDRPSFSKLVSFMCDQLTGREEKLYHNMLDKIYQNTSTITDICALEKQSNNKSGTPNDYCTTNVPNSGTVVDEEEPLKPSGAE, via the exons CTGTTCTGCTGTGTGCTACTAAAGCGTTCTGCTCTAAG GTGGACCACATCGTCCCAGCTGCTTCTCTGAATGCATCCAGTCCTGTCAGCATCAGGCTGTCTGTTG AACGTCCCACAAAGCCACGACTGTTACTGAAGTCTTTCTCTAGAGAAACCAGTTCTCCTTTTATCTCGTGCGTCGGCTCTCCAGGGACCAAGACTGAATGGTTTAA GTTGACTGGGGATAAGGAGAAACTTCCTGGAGGGGATTTTTCAGCTTCTAAACTGTAtaaaataggagtgatgtgttgtGCCACAAACGATGAAGGAGATGAATGCACCCAGCTGTATGACTATG ATTTAGACTCCGTTTcaaagaaaaatgagttttctgaagtGATGGTGAGCCCCGGAGATACTTTAGTGCTTCGCTGCAGAACAAAGGCTGAACAAGCTGCTTTTAAGTGGGAAAAGGATGGGGAGGTTCTCAACCCTGCATTAATAAAATGTCAAGATCAAGAAGACCAG GTGATGTGCATCAAAGAGGATGACATATacgaaagcaacatgaagtatgtTTACTTCAGACAGCTTAATGAGTCACACAGCGGAACGTACACCTGCAGCAGTTCACCCAATAAAAACAAATCTGTTAGCGTTCTGGTTACAG GTAAAAGGTTTCTCTCTTCTAAGCTGGATGACTGGATTGTGACAAAAAAGAACGGCACCTGTCTGACAGCAGATGTTTTCTACCACCCCGAGCTCCAGCGCTGCTACTGGGAAACTCCTGATGGACACACGACTAAATGTACCATGGACCAAGTGGTAACACAGCCCAG GGTGGTGAAGCTTTGTGACTCCCTCACATCGGGGGTTTATAGGTTACACCTGGAGGCTGGAGGAGCACCTGAAACAAAGAACATCACAGTTTGTGTTGCAG AAACACCTACttttaaattcaacaaaataaacaatgaattTCACTGTGAAACTGTGAGTCCCTTCCCAGCAGAGTTCACATGGACGTCTTGCAACCAAAG TAATCATAATGAATCCTGGAATGTCATTAAGAAGGAAAATCGATCAGACAACTTCTGCAACAAGAAAATCACCAGCTTTGTGGATCGAGACTTGGTCCTCGGAGATCACTTGAGGTTTTGTTTGACAAACTCACTCGGCTCCTGGTGCGACACCTGGAAGTTAGTGATTGAGCCGGCGATTATCCCCAAAG CTCCTGATGATAATGTGTTTCTCCTGCTGAAAGTCAGCGCTTGTGTTCTGCTCCTGGCTCTGGGAGTGGTCATAGTGCTGTTCATTTACTACATCAAAAAGAAG AAACCTAAGTACCAGCCTCAGCTTCAGATGGTCCAGATGGTTGGACCCAATGACAACGATTACATCTACATCAACTTTAAAGATTTTCAGTACGACAAAAAATGGGAGTTTCCCAGAGAGAACCTCAAACTTG GTAAAGAACTGGGCTCTGGAGCTTTTGGCATGGTGGTTCAGGCTACAGCTTACGGCATCAACAAGCCTGCAGTCTCACAGCAGGTGGCTGTAAAGATGCTGAAAG AAAAGCACCAGTCAGTGGAGAAGGAGGCTCTGATGTCTGAGCTGAAGATGCTGACTCACATCGGTCATCACAGCAACATCGTTAACCTCCTCGGGGCTTGTACTGAAACAG GACCAATCTACCTGATTTTCCAGTACTGTTGCTATGGAGACCTGCTGAACTTCCTGAAGAAGAACAGCGACCGTTATCACAAGTCTGTGACGGATGCCTTTAGCAAGGATCGTTTCAGCAGCCTGTACCACAACCAGAAAAACTCCTG TGAGTTAATAACGTCAGTGGACAGCTACATGCCCATGCACAGCACCACCACCGGGGGACAGGAGGACAGCTCCCTCCTCACCCACAACTACAAAGACATGGAAG ATCCAGAAATCTTTGATGCTGGAGACGATCCTGATGAAGAGCTGCAGGCCCTgacctttgaagacctcctcagttTTGCCTTCCAAGTGGCCAAAGGCATGGAGTTCCTCTCCTCCAAAAAC TGTATCCATCGGGATCTCGCAGCTCGAAATGTGTTGGTGACAAAAAACAGGCTGGTGAAGATCGGCGACTTTGGTCTGGCTCGGGACATCGACAATGACTCCAACTATGTAGTGAGAGGAAAC GTGCGTCTGCCAGTGAAGTGGATGGCTCCAGAGAGCATCTTCCAGGGGATGTACACCATGAAGAGTGACATCTGGGCTTATGGCATTCTGCTCTGGGAGATCTTCTCACTTG GTGTTACTCCGTACCCGGGTATAAAGGTGGATGCCACGTTCTACTCAATGATCGAAAGAGGATTTAAGATGGAGCAACCCTACTACGCCAACGACTCTGT GTACAAAGTGATGTGCAGCTGTTGGGCTCTGAATCCCTCCGACCGCCCATCTTTCTCCAAGTTGGTGTCCTTCATGTGTGATCAGCTGACAGGCAGAGAGGAGAAG CTCTACCACAACATGCTTGACAAGATTTACCAGAACACATCGACCATCACTGACATTTGCGCCTTGGAAAAACAAAGCAACAACAAGTCGGGAACGCCCAACGATTACTGCACAACCAACGTGCCAAATTCAGGAACTGTGGTGGATGAGGAGGAGCCTCTGAAACCATCTGGTGCAGAATGA